The Vespa velutina chromosome 22, iVesVel2.1, whole genome shotgun sequence genome includes a window with the following:
- the LOC124956439 gene encoding exonuclease mut-7 homolog isoform X5: protein MAQAMVGIENGSSHHMAFYQKDIEEDLLFFTNIDEATKIWLNTLHDMWKLWKKCEGITKTLFDYFDTAPNPYLSTLRILVNTIDFKHAKIGSSLAFTELCPNLNRRRNEGALQFLIHKRYGDGSLNTESWREMIREAVGHDTQLQLETVKSLSMVGETKEGLYWAKTFNIPKEQWPWAISFQAEQYSDEINVGASTSKEENWNHEDSSICYHTLKLPRDTIKLIDSPRLFEEFLDNGLRGIQIVGIDSEWKPTFGTKKTQLALIQIATETNVYILDVITIGNQHEHLWSEFNLLLFENKHILKLGFGIANDILMIRDYIPAISNIKVNGQGCIDVLFLWRKLVEGYNFQFPYKGDQNFTSESLSKLVELCLGSRLNKSDQFSNWEQRPLRESQIIYAALDAYCLLEIYTTLAQECEHTDIPFQDICAEIQHIPHRHFKKTPKKYLDRSNAKMQSTLSSEKNNFQNGSNTKQFKKVLQTYHNSSNRKNFTKQENKQKQYQLYPQNPSGPIPAHSWRAVCDSMLGGLASKLRMCGCDCLYVLFDKGGEQSAKLAVHENRILLTQRFTQYLPLENCYKVISSTPNEQLREVLSHFSVIVTQKDILSRCQFCNFDEFVEVPKALMDELVRSFINITKHEFHNNELDQPLSASQYPEDLEEVNKIYFKDHFTKQNRTWHLSTGTLDVKTCTTKYHMRVQINKVPLNILRKILLFYVCEHCGNIYWDGIHLEQILNGAIQDLIIKE, encoded by the exons ATGGCGCAGGCGATGGTAGGCATCGAAAACGGATCTAGCCATCACATGGCATTTTATCAAAAAGATATTGAAGAAGATCTATTGTTCTTTACAAATATAGATGAAGCTACAAAAATATGGTTAAATACTTTGCATGATATGTGGAAATTAT GGAAGAAATGTGAAGGAATTACCAAAacattatttgattattttgatACTGCTCCAAATCCTTATCTAAGTACTTTAAGGATCCTAGTAAATACGATAGATTTTAAACATGCAAAAATAGGATCATCTCTTGCCTTTACAG AATTGTGTCCAAACTTAAATCGAAGACGGAATGAAGGTGCATTACAATTTCTTATTCATAAGCGATATGGTGACGGAAGTTTAA ATACTGAAAGTTGGAGAGAAATGATAAGGGAAGCTGTAGGACATGACACACAATTACAGTTAGAAACTGTCAAATCATTATCTATGGTAGGTGAGACAAAAGAAGGCTTATATTGGGctaaaacatttaatattcctAAAGAACAATGGCCATGGGCAATCTCTTTTCAAGCAGAACAATATTCTGATG aaataaatgtgGGCGCTTCTACTAGCAAAGAGGAAAATTGGAATCACGAAGATAGTTCAATATGTTATCATACTTTAAAATTACCTAGAGATACCATTAAACTTATAGATAGTCCAAGATTGTTTGAAGAATTTCTTGATAATGGTTTAAGAGGAATTCAAATTGTTGGTATTGATTCTGAGTGGAAACCAACTTTTG gtACTAAAAAGACCCAATTGGCTCTAATACAAATAGCAACAGagacaaatgtatatatactagaTGTTATTACTATAGGAAATCAGCATGAACATCTTTGGTCAGAATTCAACTTActattattcgaaaataaacaTATCTTAAAACTTG GTTTTGGAATAGCCAACGACATATTGATGATACGCGATTATATACCAgctatttcaaatattaaagttaatgGACAGGGTTGTATAgacgtattatttttatggagGAAGCTAGTAGAAGGatacaattttcaatttcctTATAAAGGCGATCAAAATTTTACAAGTGAAAGTTTGAGCAAGTTGGTTGAATTATGCCTTGGATCAAGATTGAATAAATCAGATCAGTTTTCCAATTGGGAACAACGACCACTAAGGGAAAGTCAAATAATATATGCTG CATTGGATGCTTATTGTCTTTTGGAGATATATACAACTTTAGCTCAAGAATGTGAACATACAGATATACCATTTCAAGATATTTGTGCAGAGATACAACACATTCCACATAGACATTTCAAAAAAACTCCAAAAAAATATCTAGATAGA TCAAATGCAAAAATGCAATCAACATTATCTagcgagaaaaataatttccaaaaTGGTAGTAATACAAAACAATTTAAGAAAGTTCTACAAACATATCACAATTCTTCAAACCGTAAAAATTTCACTAagcaagaaaataaacaaaagcaatatcaattatatccACAAAATCCTTCTGGCCCTATACCAGCGCACAGTTGGCGTGCTGTATGTGATTCAATGTTGGGAGGTTTAGCAAGCAAATTACGTATGTGTGGATGTGATTgcttatatgtattatttgataaagGAGGAGAACAATCTGCTAAATTAGCAGTGCATGAAAATAGAATTCTACTTACACAAAGA TTTACACAGTATCTGCCAttagaaaattgttataaagtTATTTCAAGTACACCTAACGAACAATTGCGTGAAGTTTTAAGTCATTTTTCTGTGATTGTTAcacaaaaagatatattaagtCGATGTCAATTTTGCAATTTTGATGAATTTGTTGAAGTTCCAAAAGCTTTGATGGATGAACTTGTTAGAag ttttataaatataacaaagcATGAATTTCACAATAATGAACTTGATCAGCCTTTGTCTGCAAGTCAATACCCCGAAGATCTTGAAGAggtcaataaaatttattttaaggaTCATTTTACTAAACAAAACCGTACATGGCATCTTAGTACAGGTACTTTAGATGTTAAAACGTGTACAACTAAATATCATATGCGAgtacaaattaataaagttCCATTGAACatattgagaaaaatattgttattttacgTCTGTGAACACTGTGGAAATATATATTGGGATGGAATACATTTGGAGCAAATTCTTAACGGCGCTATTCAAGACTTGATTATTAAGGAATAA